The Erpetoichthys calabaricus chromosome 5, fErpCal1.3, whole genome shotgun sequence genome has a segment encoding these proteins:
- the rasl11b gene encoding ras-like protein family member 11B, whose protein sequence is MRLIQNMSTIAEYSGSDCPAGKVIKIAVIGDSGVGKTALVVRFLTKRFIGDYERNAGNLYSRQVQLDGEQVAIQVQDTPGVQINGHNLNCNEQVNRSIQWADAVVLVYSITDYKSFEIISHLHQQVRRTHADRVPVVIVANKADLLHIKQVEPQHGLKLANMLRCTFYEVSASENYNDVYNAFHLLCKEIAKQHQVTSNTEKRRSSIIPRPKSPNMQDLKRRFKQALSAKVRTVTSV, encoded by the exons ATGCGTCTTATTCAAAATATGTCGACTATAGCGGAATATTCTGGCAGCGACTGTCCAGCCGGCAAAGTTATTAAGATTGCGGTCATTGGTGACAGTGGCGTTGGCAAAACTG CTTTGGTGGTGCGCTTTCTAACCAAGAGGTTTATCGGCGACTATGAAAGAAATGCAGGCAA CCTGTATTCCAGGCAGGTCCAGCTTGATGGTGAACAGGTCGCCATTCAGGTCCAGGACACCCCCGGCGTACAG atcaaTGGACACAACTTAAACTGCAATGAGCAGGTCAACCGATCCATCCAGTGGGCAGATGCAGTGGTTTTGGTCTACTCCATTACCGATTATAAGAGCTTTGAAATAATAAGCCACCTTCATCAACAGGTCCGCCGCACACATGCAGACCGTGTCCCTGTTGTTATTGTGGCAAATAAGGCTGACTTACTGCACATCAAACAGGTTGAGCCACAGCATGGACTGAAGCTTGCCAACATGTTGAGGTGTACCTTCTACGAGGTGTCTGCAAGTGAGAACTATAATGATGTGTACAATGCCTTTCATCTCCTCTGCAAAGAAATTGCAAAGCAACACCAGGTAACCAGCAACACAGAAAAGAGGCGCTCCTCTATTATTCCTAGGCCCAAGTCACCCAACATGCAGGATTTGAAGAGGAGATTTAAACAAGCTTTATCTGCCAAAGTGAGGACTGTAACCTCTGTTTGA